Proteins from a single region of Rhodobacteraceae bacterium LMO-JJ12:
- a CDS encoding IS3 family transposase (programmed frameshift) codes for MKTARYSDAQIMGILKQAEGGVPVSELCREHGMSSASFYKWRAKFGGMDASLITEMKDMAEQNRRLKKMYAEMSMQNDLLKEALGKKPLRPSLRREMAMNAVARHGVSIALACRAFEISETCYRYRPVLNDENEEIADWLERLTANKRSWGFGLCFLYLRNVQGYGWNHKRVYRIYCELELNLRIKPKKRLKRDKPEPLAVPDLPNDTWSMDFMADQLADGRSIRTLNVLDDFNREGLCIEVDFSLPAERVVRSLNQIIEWRGKPNTIRVDNGPEYISGRLMEWAEKQGVRLEHIQPGKPQQNAYIERYNRTVRGEWLSQYIFETIEEAQDQATEWLWTYNYERPNMGIGGITPAMKLKAAA; via the exons ATGAAGACAGCACGATATAGCGACGCACAGATCATGGGCATCTTGAAGCAGGCAGAGGGTGGTGTGCCCGTGTCTGAGCTGTGTCGCGAGCACGGGATGAGCAGCGCCAGTTTTTACAAATGGCGGGCTAAATTTGGCGGCATGGATGCCTCCCTCATCACAGAGATGAAGGACATGGCGGAACAGAACCGGCGTCTCAAGAAGATGTATGCTGAGATGAGTATGCAGAATGATCTGCTGAAGGAAGCCTTAGGAAAAAAGC CGTTAAGGCCGTCTCTGCGACGAGAGATGGCCATGAATGCGGTCGCACGGCATGGGGTCAGCATTGCGTTGGCCTGTCGTGCTTTTGAGATCAGCGAGACCTGTTATCGTTATAGGCCTGTGCTGAACGATGAGAACGAAGAGATTGCAGACTGGCTTGAACGCCTGACGGCAAACAAGCGTTCCTGGGGCTTTGGCTTGTGCTTTCTGTATCTGCGCAACGTTCAAGGCTATGGTTGGAACCACAAACGGGTGTATCGGATCTACTGCGAACTGGAGCTGAACCTGCGGATCAAACCCAAGAAGCGGCTGAAGCGTGATAAACCTGAGCCGCTGGCGGTCCCAGACCTGCCAAACGACACGTGGTCGATGGATTTTATGGCGGATCAGTTGGCAGACGGCCGATCGATCCGGACATTAAATGTGCTTGATGACTTCAATCGCGAAGGTCTGTGCATAGAAGTTGACTTCTCGTTGCCAGCCGAGCGCGTCGTTCGCAGCCTAAACCAGATCATCGAATGGCGCGGGAAGCCAAACACCATTCGCGTTGATAATGGCCCCGAATACATCAGTGGACGGTTGATGGAATGGGCCGAGAAACAGGGCGTCAGGCTGGAACACATCCAGCCCGGCAAGCCCCAGCAGAACGCCTACATCGAGCGTTACAACCGCACCGTTCGCGGCGAATGGTTGAGCCAATACATCTTTGAAACCATCGAGGAGGCACAGGATCAGGCGACGGAATGGCTCTGGACTTACAACTACGAGCGACCCAACATGGGCATTGGCGGCATTACACCCGCTATGAAACTGAAAGCAGCCGCCTGA
- a CDS encoding mechanosensitive ion channel, producing the protein MTRFIFSFFVAVCLNITPLTAQSPTQPSGTIDVEDSRTKDAAIAVRIRSILAELGGYSDVTVTVSSGIVTLRGTTIDGPTAARLNEIAGRVAGVVAIENKVVETTDVVRRLNPAFERFWVRLKQFTAYLPLLAIAVLAFSLVVLFGFFVARRRQPWDKIAPNAFIADIYRQLIRLAALVAGLVVALDILGATALLSTILGAAGIIGLAIGFAVRDTVENFIASIMLSIRQPFRPNDSIEIGGDEGKVIRLTSRATIMINWDGNHVRIPNSTVFKSRILNYSRNAERRFTFDISVAYGTDLALALQLAHDTVAALPFVLDSPAVNTWIVELAGSDIELSIVGWINQRETSILTARSEAIRQTLLAFEHAGIEMPEPTYRVLTGSIGEAPQEKPAQPASVQAPNVASDPGSVLNVEATEEQELEQIVAEERLATKEDDLLNREGAVSE; encoded by the coding sequence ATGACCCGCTTTATTTTCAGCTTCTTTGTTGCCGTCTGCCTCAACATTACTCCCCTCACCGCCCAATCACCGACACAGCCCAGCGGCACGATTGACGTCGAAGACAGCCGCACCAAGGACGCCGCAATCGCAGTGCGCATTCGTAGCATCCTTGCCGAATTGGGCGGTTACAGTGATGTTACTGTCACCGTCAGTTCCGGCATCGTGACTCTGCGCGGAACGACAATTGACGGCCCTACCGCCGCCCGGCTCAACGAAATCGCCGGGCGTGTCGCCGGTGTCGTCGCGATAGAAAACAAGGTGGTTGAGACGACTGACGTCGTTAGACGTCTGAACCCCGCATTCGAACGGTTCTGGGTTCGTTTGAAGCAATTCACCGCCTATCTACCGCTGCTCGCAATCGCGGTATTGGCTTTTTCTCTCGTCGTGTTGTTTGGGTTTTTCGTGGCCCGCAGACGTCAGCCTTGGGACAAGATTGCGCCCAATGCCTTCATCGCTGATATCTATCGTCAATTAATACGCCTCGCCGCGCTCGTGGCAGGCCTGGTGGTGGCGCTCGACATTCTTGGCGCAACCGCCCTTCTTTCAACCATCCTTGGCGCTGCCGGGATCATCGGTCTGGCCATCGGCTTTGCCGTGCGCGACACAGTCGAGAATTTCATCGCTTCTATCATGCTTTCTATCCGGCAACCTTTCCGCCCCAACGATTCGATCGAGATCGGCGGCGATGAAGGCAAGGTGATCCGCCTGACCTCGCGTGCGACGATCATGATCAATTGGGACGGCAACCATGTGCGCATTCCCAATTCCACAGTATTCAAAAGCCGCATCCTGAACTATTCGCGCAATGCCGAGCGTCGCTTTACCTTCGACATTTCCGTGGCTTATGGCACTGATCTGGCTCTCGCACTTCAACTGGCACATGACACCGTCGCAGCATTGCCTTTCGTTCTGGACAGCCCGGCAGTGAACACCTGGATCGTTGAGCTCGCTGGCAGCGATATCGAACTGAGTATCGTTGGCTGGATCAACCAAAGGGAAACCTCAATTCTCACCGCACGCTCCGAAGCAATCCGTCAAACTCTGCTTGCATTCGAGCATGCTGGCATCGAAATGCCCGAACCCACCTATCGCGTGCTCACCGGTTCTATCGGCGAAGCGCCACAAGAAAAACCGGCCCAACCTGCGTCGGTTCAGGCACCAAACGTCGCCTCTGACCCTGGATCGGTGCTCAATGTCGAGGCCACCGAAGAACAGGAACTCGAACAGATTGTGGCGGAGGAACGCCTGGCTACGAAAGAAGATGATCTGCTGAACCGCGAGGGAGCCGTATCGGAATGA
- a CDS encoding aspartyl-trna synthetase → MVLSLTQSVAAADRGSVTNLPIPRYVSIKTDEVNVRRGPSLTHRIDWVFQRKGMPLEVTAEYGHWRRVRDRDGAGGWVHYSLLSGVRTVISESDMLELHLGPDESTPIAARLELGVVARLGECNADWCRLTAGGYRGWARKSLLWGVNPDEIRD, encoded by the coding sequence TTGGTGCTTTCCCTGACGCAGAGCGTGGCTGCGGCAGATCGTGGCAGCGTGACCAACCTGCCGATCCCGCGCTATGTCTCGATCAAGACCGACGAAGTCAACGTGCGGCGCGGTCCCTCGCTCACTCATCGCATCGACTGGGTGTTCCAGCGCAAGGGCATGCCCCTCGAGGTGACTGCCGAGTATGGCCATTGGCGCCGAGTACGCGACCGTGACGGTGCGGGAGGATGGGTGCATTATTCGCTCCTCTCCGGTGTACGCACGGTGATCTCCGAAAGTGATATGCTCGAACTGCATCTGGGGCCGGACGAAAGCACGCCAATCGCTGCCCGGCTTGAATTGGGCGTGGTCGCGCGCCTTGGCGAATGCAACGCTGACTGGTGTCGCCTGACCGCTGGCGGCTATCGCGGCTGGGCCCGCAAATCACTGCTTTGGGGCGTGAACCCCGACGAGATCCGCGACTAG
- a CDS encoding D-glycerate dehydrogenase, with protein MPTKRLSVVVTRRLPDVVETRLKELFDVRLRDDDSPMSKSELMHAVKTADVLVPTITDQIDAGLLAHAGTQLRLIANYGSGVDHIDVETARQRGVLVSNTPGVSADDTADMAMALMLAVTRRIPEGLARMKAGNWAGWAPTALLGTRVHGKRLGILGMGQIGQAVARRAQAFGMQIHYHNRRKLRDEIEAKYEATWWESLDQMVARMDLISICCPHTPSTFHLMNARRLKLLKPDAVIVNTSRGEVIDENALVRQLEAGEIGGAGLDVFEHGAEINAKLREMPNVVLSPHMGSATYEGRVEMGEKVIINIKTFHDGHRPPDQVLPSML; from the coding sequence ATGCCCACGAAACGCCTGAGTGTTGTTGTTACGCGACGCTTGCCTGACGTTGTCGAGACTCGATTGAAAGAGTTATTCGACGTCAGGTTGCGCGATGACGACTCGCCGATGAGCAAATCAGAGCTGATGCATGCGGTGAAAACAGCGGATGTCTTGGTACCCACGATCACCGACCAGATCGATGCGGGCTTGCTGGCGCATGCGGGCACACAGCTGAGACTGATCGCGAATTATGGTTCGGGTGTGGACCACATCGACGTCGAGACGGCACGACAGCGGGGCGTTTTGGTGTCCAACACGCCCGGCGTGTCGGCCGATGATACTGCTGATATGGCGATGGCTTTGATGCTGGCGGTAACGCGGCGCATTCCCGAGGGGTTGGCGCGCATGAAGGCAGGAAATTGGGCCGGTTGGGCGCCCACAGCGCTTCTGGGCACGCGGGTGCATGGCAAGCGGCTGGGGATTCTGGGCATGGGGCAGATCGGGCAGGCGGTAGCGCGGCGCGCGCAGGCGTTCGGTATGCAGATCCATTATCATAATCGGCGAAAGCTGCGTGACGAGATTGAAGCCAAGTATGAAGCGACCTGGTGGGAGAGTCTGGATCAGATGGTGGCGCGGATGGACCTGATCAGCATTTGTTGCCCCCATACTCCTTCGACTTTCCATCTAATGAATGCGCGGCGCTTGAAATTGCTCAAGCCTGATGCCGTGATCGTCAATACTTCACGTGGCGAGGTGATTGATGAAAACGCTCTGGTGAGGCAGCTGGAAGCCGGTGAAATCGGCGGTGCGGGTCTTGATGTGTTTGAACATGGCGCTGAGATCAATGCCAAACTGCGCGAAATGCCCAATGTGGTTCTGAGCCCGCATATGGGCAGCGCTACCTATGAGGGGCGTGTCGAAATGGGTGAGAAGGTGATCATCAACATTAAGACGTTCCATGACGGTCATCGCCCGCCAGATCAGGTCTTGCCGTCTATGCTGTAA
- the ggt gene encoding gamma-glutamyltransferase produces the protein MAWLHKTILAVAICLTTGVTVAQDAADSVAPEAPTALSMDAATEAIREAQAAKAEGRPVVAQEWMIAAANPHAVAAGARVLADGGSAADAMVAVQAVLGLVEPQSSGLGGGAFLIWYDAKNGAITTLDGRETAPLASGPKLFLDDVGQPLKFFDAVVGGRSVGVPGTPALLQTAHAKWGRKEWAGLYSDAIRLADEGFEVSARLAAMVEADGERLSVDQATRDYFLPGGFPLEEGQILKNPEYAETLRALAGQGTGQFYSGKIAKDIVAKVRGVEQNPGLLSEIDMSLYQVRERAAVCVRYRLHDVCGMGPPSSGGISVGQSLGMLEGYDLAALGPDSTEAWRLIGDASRLAFADRGRYIADSDYVPVPIKGMLDAGYLQQRGALLETGQALGEVAPGTPEFDHALHFADDDAIEFPSTSHISIVDREGNALSMTTTIENAFGSRLMVRGFLLNNELTDFSFRSHQNGVPVANRVAPGKRPRSSMAPTIVLKDGKPVLVLGSPGGSRIIGYVAKTIIAHLDWGMNVQAAVSLPHLVNRFGTYEIEEATAATRLQAPLAEMGFEVNLRGLNSGLHAIGIGSRDAAGGALTGGADPRREGVALGQ, from the coding sequence ATGGCGTGGCTGCATAAGACAATCCTGGCGGTTGCCATCTGTTTGACGACGGGTGTGACAGTGGCGCAGGACGCCGCCGACAGCGTTGCGCCCGAAGCTCCGACGGCCTTGAGCATGGATGCAGCCACGGAGGCAATACGGGAGGCACAGGCGGCCAAAGCAGAAGGGCGCCCGGTTGTCGCGCAGGAGTGGATGATCGCCGCGGCCAACCCACATGCGGTGGCGGCGGGGGCCAGGGTTTTGGCGGACGGCGGCAGTGCGGCGGATGCAATGGTTGCCGTGCAGGCGGTGCTGGGACTGGTTGAGCCGCAAAGTTCGGGCCTTGGCGGCGGCGCCTTCCTGATCTGGTATGATGCGAAAAACGGCGCGATCACCACGCTGGATGGGCGTGAAACCGCACCACTCGCCTCGGGGCCGAAGCTTTTTCTTGATGATGTCGGCCAGCCGCTGAAGTTTTTTGATGCGGTGGTGGGGGGGAGATCTGTTGGCGTTCCGGGCACACCAGCCTTGCTGCAAACCGCGCACGCAAAGTGGGGTCGCAAGGAATGGGCTGGGCTCTACAGTGATGCGATCCGTCTGGCCGATGAGGGCTTTGAGGTCTCTGCCCGGCTGGCTGCGATGGTTGAGGCGGACGGCGAACGGCTGTCGGTCGATCAGGCGACGCGGGATTATTTCCTTCCCGGTGGTTTCCCTCTGGAAGAGGGGCAGATCCTCAAGAACCCTGAGTATGCAGAAACGCTGCGGGCGCTGGCCGGGCAGGGCACGGGGCAGTTTTACAGCGGTAAGATTGCCAAGGATATCGTTGCAAAGGTGCGTGGTGTCGAACAGAATCCCGGCCTGCTAAGCGAGATTGACATGAGCCTCTATCAGGTGCGTGAGCGGGCCGCCGTTTGCGTGCGATATCGCCTGCATGACGTTTGCGGTATGGGGCCGCCCTCGTCGGGCGGGATAAGTGTGGGACAATCCCTGGGGATGCTGGAGGGGTATGACCTGGCAGCGCTGGGCCCCGACAGCACAGAGGCGTGGCGGTTGATCGGTGATGCCAGCCGTCTGGCCTTTGCCGATCGTGGTCGCTACATCGCCGACAGTGACTATGTGCCGGTGCCGATCAAGGGGATGCTGGACGCTGGGTATTTGCAACAGCGCGGGGCGTTGCTTGAAACGGGCCAGGCGCTGGGCGAGGTTGCACCGGGCACGCCCGAATTCGATCACGCGCTGCATTTTGCCGATGACGATGCCATCGAATTTCCTTCGACCTCGCATATCTCGATTGTCGACCGCGAGGGCAACGCGTTGTCGATGACCACAACGATTGAAAACGCGTTTGGCTCGCGGCTGATGGTGCGGGGCTTTCTACTTAACAATGAGCTGACAGATTTTTCCTTTCGCTCGCATCAAAACGGCGTGCCTGTGGCCAACCGGGTTGCACCCGGCAAGCGGCCGCGCTCTTCGATGGCGCCAACAATTGTGCTGAAAGATGGCAAGCCTGTGCTGGTTCTGGGTTCTCCGGGGGGCAGCCGTATCATTGGCTACGTTGCCAAGACCATCATTGCGCATCTCGATTGGGGGATGAATGTGCAGGCTGCGGTGAGCCTGCCGCATCTGGTCAATCGCTTTGGCACCTACGAGATTGAGGAAGCAACGGCGGCAACGCGCTTGCAGGCCCCGCTGGCCGAGATGGGATTTGAGGTCAATCTGCGGGGGTTGAACTCGGGCCTGCATGCGATTGGTATCGGCAGCCGTGACGCTGCTGGGGGGGCTCTCACTGGCGGAGCCGATCCGCGCCGTGAAGGTGTTGCGCTCGGGCAATAG
- a CDS encoding FAD-dependent oxidoreductase — MKTQVKALVVGGGAVGTSIAYHLARAGWNDVMLLERDELTSGSTWHAAGLLPLFNMSFATTHIHKYSVEFYKSLEAETGLNAGFAVVGNLRMAQTQERMDEFMLYASTAETCGVPYVWLTPDEIKQKWPLIRTDDLKGALYHNTDGYINPADVTMAMAKGARQRGVMIERKWQADAFHWNGAAWEVTATKMVEKGGNLVPSDEQVVITAEHVVTASGNHAQRTAKMLGIKMPAIPVEHQFIVMDQDPALVEYRKNGGAEHPVVRDADAQSYVREERGGWILGVYEKGAPARFEYGVPDSFRADLFQLDLERIEEQYLAMIHRIPTCEESGLKDDFNGPICYTPDGNPLVGPAPGLHNMWLAEGFSFGITAAGGTGYYLAQLMVDGEAEIDMASLDPKRYSQNWMTTEFAARKNEECYDHVYIMHYPDEERPACRPLRTAPAYDRQKALGAQFGFVNGWERPNYYGPLDAPDSFDHDARSFRRGGWWQYAKAEAEAIRNGVGLIDATAFTKHVVKGPGATQFLDWFTCNKLPKVGRINLTYALTGAGTTRTEYTIVRNGENDYYLVSAGAWSEYDADFLRKAAADKADEFGYIEIQDVTTQWGVFAIAGPKSRDVLREVIKDADPASVLSNKRFPWLTARKIELGMCPINAIRVAYTGELGWELHHPIEMQNYLWDLLLGAGEKHGMKLVGARAQNWLRQEKSYRAFGTELGRDATPLEADLPRFIDLSKDFHGKAEMQEKGIRSKCVTLLIDGPDDTDPWGREALYDGDRKVGRLTSGGYSVVFGKSIGMGYVAPELATIGQKVKVKMLDQLWDAEIVEDSPYDPSNANIRVDG; from the coding sequence ATGAAAACCCAAGTCAAAGCTCTGGTCGTTGGCGGCGGTGCCGTTGGCACGTCTATTGCCTATCATCTGGCCCGCGCCGGCTGGAATGATGTGATGTTGCTGGAGCGTGATGAACTGACATCTGGCTCGACTTGGCACGCGGCGGGTCTGTTGCCGCTTTTCAATATGTCCTTTGCGACCACGCATATCCACAAATACTCGGTCGAATTTTACAAGTCACTCGAGGCGGAAACCGGCCTGAACGCCGGGTTTGCCGTGGTCGGCAACCTGCGTATGGCCCAGACCCAGGAACGCATGGACGAATTCATGCTCTATGCCTCGACCGCAGAAACCTGCGGTGTGCCTTATGTCTGGTTGACGCCCGACGAAATCAAGCAGAAATGGCCGCTCATTCGCACCGATGATCTGAAAGGTGCGCTGTATCACAACACTGATGGCTATATTAACCCCGCCGATGTGACGATGGCGATGGCCAAAGGTGCACGCCAGCGTGGCGTGATGATCGAGCGCAAATGGCAGGCTGATGCGTTCCACTGGAACGGTGCGGCTTGGGAAGTGACCGCTACTAAGATGGTAGAGAAAGGTGGCAACCTGGTGCCCAGCGACGAGCAGGTGGTGATCACCGCCGAGCATGTCGTCACAGCCAGCGGAAACCACGCACAGCGCACGGCAAAGATGCTGGGTATCAAGATGCCCGCGATCCCGGTCGAGCATCAATTCATCGTGATGGATCAAGACCCGGCGCTGGTCGAGTATCGCAAGAATGGCGGCGCAGAGCATCCGGTGGTGCGCGATGCCGATGCGCAATCTTACGTGCGCGAAGAGCGGGGCGGATGGATCCTGGGCGTCTATGAGAAGGGTGCGCCGGCGCGGTTTGAATATGGCGTGCCCGACAGTTTCCGCGCCGACCTGTTTCAGCTCGATCTGGAGCGGATCGAGGAACAATATCTGGCAATGATTCACCGCATTCCGACGTGCGAGGAAAGCGGGCTCAAGGATGATTTCAACGGTCCGATCTGCTATACCCCTGATGGAAACCCGCTGGTCGGGCCTGCGCCGGGGCTGCACAACATGTGGCTGGCGGAAGGGTTTTCGTTTGGTATCACAGCGGCAGGCGGCACCGGCTATTACCTTGCGCAGCTGATGGTCGATGGCGAGGCCGAGATCGACATGGCGAGCCTCGATCCGAAACGCTATTCGCAGAACTGGATGACCACCGAATTTGCCGCGCGCAAGAACGAGGAATGCTACGATCACGTCTATATCATGCATTACCCGGACGAAGAGCGCCCGGCATGCCGCCCGTTGCGCACAGCACCGGCCTATGACCGGCAAAAGGCGCTGGGCGCGCAGTTTGGCTTCGTCAACGGCTGGGAGCGACCCAACTATTATGGTCCCTTGGATGCCCCCGACAGTTTCGATCATGACGCGCGCAGTTTCCGGCGTGGTGGATGGTGGCAATATGCCAAGGCCGAAGCTGAGGCGATCCGTAACGGCGTCGGGCTGATTGACGCGACGGCCTTTACCAAACATGTGGTGAAAGGGCCGGGCGCGACCCAGTTCCTCGATTGGTTCACCTGCAACAAGCTGCCGAAAGTAGGCCGGATCAACCTGACCTATGCGCTGACCGGGGCCGGTACCACACGCACCGAATACACCATCGTACGCAATGGCGAGAATGACTACTATCTGGTCAGCGCCGGGGCCTGGAGTGAATATGACGCCGATTTCCTGCGCAAGGCAGCGGCGGACAAGGCCGATGAATTCGGCTATATCGAGATTCAGGACGTGACGACGCAATGGGGGGTCTTTGCCATTGCAGGGCCAAAATCGCGCGATGTATTGCGCGAGGTTATCAAAGATGCCGACCCTGCGAGTGTGCTCTCGAACAAGAGGTTTCCCTGGCTCACCGCGCGCAAGATCGAGCTTGGCATGTGCCCGATCAATGCGATCCGTGTGGCCTATACCGGTGAGTTGGGCTGGGAGCTGCATCATCCGATCGAGATGCAGAATTACCTTTGGGATCTGCTGCTAGGGGCGGGCGAAAAGCACGGCATGAAGCTGGTCGGCGCACGTGCACAGAACTGGCTCAGGCAGGAGAAGAGCTATCGCGCCTTTGGCACCGAACTGGGCCGGGATGCAACGCCGTTGGAGGCCGATCTGCCGCGGTTTATCGATCTTTCCAAGGATTTTCATGGCAAGGCGGAGATGCAGGAAAAGGGCATCCGCAGCAAATGTGTCACCCTGCTGATCGATGGGCCGGACGACACCGATCCTTGGGGTCGCGAGGCACTTTATGATGGCGACCGCAAGGTCGGGCGGCTCACTTCGGGTGGCTATTCGGTGGTGTTTGGAAAATCCATCGGTATGGGCTATGTCGCGCCGGAATTGGCGACAATAGGGCAGAAGGTGAAGGTGAAGATGCTTGACCAACTATGGGATGCCGAGATCGTGGAAGACAGCCCATATGATCCGTCCAATGCCAATATCCGGGTGGATGGGTAA
- a CDS encoding glycoside hydrolase family 25 protein, translating to MPHPSRRVFGLSLSAFALTGCGGGQTTTINTQATAGRPGALSAPSVIRPNFGDSHPIDFKGRHPARYPVHGIDAARFQASSNWKAARASGVNFAWIKATEGGDLLDPMFHEHWRGASHAGIPTGAYHFFYFCTSAETQARWFIKNVRKRSGMLPPVLDMEWNPFSPTCTKRPPDDLVRREARIFLAALEAHYGQRPVVYTTPEFFKDNDLGRLRSVEFWLRSTAKSPAEAYPGQRWRFWQYSGTGIVPGFEGDTDLNLFNGSATDWAAWLAARRV from the coding sequence ATGCCTCACCCCAGCCGCCGTGTCTTCGGGCTTTCGCTGTCTGCCTTCGCGCTTACAGGCTGCGGCGGCGGGCAGACCACAACGATCAACACGCAAGCAACCGCAGGGCGACCCGGCGCCCTGTCTGCCCCTTCGGTGATCCGCCCGAATTTCGGCGATAGTCATCCGATTGATTTCAAAGGGCGTCACCCTGCGCGCTATCCCGTTCACGGAATCGATGCGGCGCGATTTCAAGCTTCCTCCAATTGGAAGGCAGCGCGGGCCAGTGGGGTGAATTTCGCTTGGATAAAGGCCACCGAAGGTGGCGATCTTCTTGACCCGATGTTTCACGAACATTGGCGCGGTGCCAGCCACGCCGGGATCCCCACAGGGGCTTATCATTTCTTTTATTTCTGCACCTCAGCAGAGACGCAGGCCCGTTGGTTCATAAAAAACGTGCGCAAAAGGTCAGGCATGCTCCCGCCGGTGCTCGACATGGAATGGAATCCGTTTTCCCCGACCTGCACCAAACGTCCTCCCGACGATCTGGTCCGGCGCGAAGCGCGCATCTTCCTTGCCGCGCTCGAGGCGCATTACGGCCAGCGCCCGGTGGTTTACACCACGCCGGAATTCTTCAAGGACAACGATCTTGGCCGTTTGCGCAGCGTTGAATTCTGGCTTCGCAGCACCGCCAAAAGCCCAGCCGAAGCCTATCCCGGCCAGCGTTGGCGCTTCTGGCAATATTCCGGCACCGGAATCGTGCCCGGCTTTGAAGGTGATACCGATCTCAACCTGTTCAACGGCTCCGCCACCGATTGGGCCGCCTGGCTGGCTGCACGGCGGGTGTGA
- a CDS encoding carboxymuconolactone decarboxylase family protein: MTWTDKIESTRNQLRTLNKAIPEASKGFATLSKSVKESGVLEFKHKEYVALGIAVATRCEACIAFHVDALVRAGATREEVSDVLAMCIQMGGGPALMYAGKALECYDELAG, encoded by the coding sequence ATGACTTGGACCGATAAGATTGAATCCACACGTAACCAGTTGCGCACCCTCAACAAAGCGATTCCTGAAGCCTCCAAAGGGTTCGCCACGCTATCAAAAAGCGTCAAGGAAAGCGGTGTTCTGGAATTCAAACATAAGGAATACGTTGCTCTCGGTATCGCCGTGGCCACACGCTGCGAAGCTTGCATCGCCTTTCATGTCGACGCCTTGGTGCGCGCCGGTGCAACCCGCGAAGAGGTCTCCGACGTCCTGGCGATGTGCATTCAGATGGGCGGCGGCCCAGCGCTGATGTATGCTGGCAAGGCGCTTGAGTGTTACGACGAACTCGCAGGTTGA
- a CDS encoding class I SAM-dependent methyltransferase — translation MPRRLNLPDTASIAHSTDGGRLHAPSAARNTQAIRELVKAHAPEHGKALEIASGTGQHVVALAHALPGVDWQPTDIDDARRASVDAWAQEAGLANIAPAAELDATTPGWATAHPDRDLILVVNLLHLISESEARVLLHEAAQALAPGGRFILYGPFLRDGEATSEGDAGFHTSLQAQDPDIGYKSDWDVIDWLHAGFLELVEVVEMPANNLAFVARRSE, via the coding sequence ATGCCCCGCCGCCTGAACCTGCCAGACACCGCGTCGATCGCCCATTCTACTGACGGCGGGCGATTGCATGCGCCCTCAGCCGCACGCAACACGCAAGCCATCCGCGAATTGGTCAAGGCGCACGCGCCTGAACATGGCAAAGCACTCGAAATTGCGTCGGGCACAGGACAGCATGTCGTTGCATTGGCGCACGCTCTACCTGGGGTCGATTGGCAACCCACTGATATTGATGATGCTCGCCGCGCGTCGGTCGATGCCTGGGCGCAAGAGGCCGGGTTGGCGAACATCGCGCCAGCAGCCGAACTTGATGCCACTACACCGGGATGGGCAACGGCTCATCCCGACCGGGATCTGATCCTAGTGGTCAACCTTTTGCACCTGATCTCGGAATCTGAAGCCAGGGTGCTGCTCCACGAGGCGGCGCAAGCCCTCGCGCCGGGCGGCCGTTTCATCCTTTACGGCCCCTTCTTGCGCGACGGAGAGGCGACATCAGAAGGCGACGCCGGCTTTCACACCAGCTTGCAGGCACAAGACCCGGACATAGGCTATAAGAGCGATTGGGATGTCATCGACTGGCTACACGCAGGTTTTCTTGAACTGGTTGAGGTGGTTGAAATGCCTGCCAACAACCTCGCCTTTGTCGCACGCCGGTCGGAATAG